The sequence CTTATTACGTACCCCATTTCCTGCTTGTGCATGCAGCGTGCGAACGGCCGGCGAGCAGAGGTACGTGCGAGGTAGCCGACGGCCTGACGACATGGGATCAGCAAAGGCACCGCCCGGTTACTGACATTTTCTTGAGGCGAACCTCTGCGTagtatatttctttacggagggagtactgcgTAGTACTGCCATTGCCATTGATGAACGGTCAACTTTCTAGACTAGTCAGGTCGATCGGCTGTGCCGTACGTATGTGGTACTACTAAATGTAGCGAACGAGAGAAAAGACAATGGGTATTGTTCATtcagatgcatgcatgcatgcatgcacgccaaCGAATTTTTAGGATCACACTGTTGTGCATGAAAAATACTGCATTGATAAGGTGAAAAAGTGTACATCCCTAGTGGTAGTAGTAGTACGCATGGACGGGCTTGCGAGTCCAAAAAAAGCTTGGAGCAAACCACGTACGAGCTAGCTAGCATGCGGTAACAACGACAATAAATGTAACTAGAAGGTTCCTACTACACATCtttacacacatgcatgcatgtggccaTGCACACAGCCGCACAGAGCTACAGAAATCATCCGAGGAACTCCAAAAGCGATCGAGGACGACGAGCTGGTGCGCGCGGCACGGGCCGGCGACAGAAACGGAAGGATTATTGAATCACTATCATGGTAGCTGAAGCGTCGACGAGCCGTGCTGATGAGGATGGGCTACCACGGCGCGTGCTGAAGGGCGGGGTAGGCGAAGGCAGCGGCACGGTGGGCGGccgcgccggtggcggcggcggcgagctcgagcGACTGCACCTGggacttgaggaacttgacgtagTGGATGGCCTCGTCGAGCATGGAGGCGGTGTCCATCTTGGTGCCGCCGGGGACGAGGCGCTGCAGGACGCGGATCCGCTCGCTGATGCGCTCCCGCCGCAGCCTCGCCGCCACGCTCTGCGGGTCCTTGGAGGTCCGCACGTTGCGGCGCTTCGGCGGGCGCACCGCCTCCGGGTCGACCTCCACCGGCTGCAGCGCCTCGATGTGGAAGATCATCTCCCGCATCGCGTCCGAAGACGACGGGGACGAGTACCCCTGCGGCGTGCCGCCGGCGCCATCGAAGACGGCGGCGCCCGGGGACACCACGTACTCCTGGTGCACGCCGCCGGTGCCGGCGTACCCCGCCGCGGCGGCCTGGGTCTGCAGGTCCTGATGGTAAAAATAGCTGGCGTCGGCGGTCGCGCAGGTCGTCGACACGTGCGGCGGAGGCGAGAGGCTTTGCGAGGGGGTCTGCACGGGCGATATCGGCGGCGACGTCTCCCCCATCATCATCGACTGGTCGTTGAGCGCCTGCTCCAGCTGAAGCATGGTGTTCATCAGCGCGAGCTGCGCCTCCGGGCTGGAGCTCATCAGCAGGTCAAAGTCCATGGATGATCACTCAAACGATCTAGAGCTTGCTCTCAGTGAGACGtgtgtgttgctgctgctgcaaaGGACCGGACTACGAGCTCGCTCGACTCGAGCTTGCTGGCTAGTGGCTGTTTGAGGAAGGTTTTGCTGGCTGTGCTGTTGCCAAACCGCAAGTGGAGGCACCTATTTATAGGCTGGGGCAATGTGATGCTGCTTCCTCTGTAGCATCAGCGATTCAGCGCACACTAGCAGCTAGCGATCTCTTCTTTTCAATTATTTCCTCCTTTCTAGTATTTTTTAAGTTTTATTTCTGTATACGTTCTTTTCTTTTGCCTTCCCGCTCCTTCCTCGAAACTGGAATTACACTCCCGTGCACTGCGCCGATGTACAGATAAACTTTCGCTTTCGTCGAGAGGGACGTCTCTATAAAATGTCTCACATAACACGGATCAGCCGAAATCTCCAGAATTAAGAATGCCGACGACTGCTTTGGCCGTCGAATTAAGCTTTTCCTCACCTGATTAGGCTAGCGGCGGGTCGGTCAGTTCACCTCGGCCTGACACGTGGATTATGTGGGCGGTCGCTTTTGCTGTCCAAGGACCCGCAGTCAGTGGAGCACTCTGTAGTGTAGCTGGCTTCGAAAAGGAAAACATGCAGTGGAGCATAGCGTATCGCGCTCCACGTCGGACTGATGAAGGTCATGTGCGATGAACCGCGCGTGGGTGATCTTTTTTTCTCTACGATCACGCGGAAGGTGATCTGGTTGACAAGATAAGCTGACGAGATTCAGAAATACTAGTCGGTATTTTAGTTCCCACCGTAGATTATTCTTCCTACGTGATACTTATACGTAGTACTAGACGTTGAGTACTGTATAAAATATGTAGGATATATGTCGCAGATAAAAAAAACGACTTGTATATATAGCTAATCTTACATatttcctaaatacaagtctttggagagatttcactatagacCAAATACAGAGTAAAacaagtgaatctacactttaaaatgcatctatatacattcatatgtggttcatagtgaaatctctataaagacttatactccctccgccccataatataagaacgtttttgacactacgggacggagggagtatttaggaacgaatggagtactAGCGAGTAAATCCGGTACGTTCAGACCTTTCCATCGTGCGCGCGCAATTTAGTTACCAAGTCGTAGTAGATTGAGCGGGGGTGAGGTACGGAACAAGCCACCGTGGAGTAAAGCGAGCGTACACGGCGGGTTGCCATCGGCTCCCAACACGGTCAACGGGCTCAAGGGCGTTGGTCAGTTGGTCGGTTGGCGTTTGGTACTCTCTTATAAATGACCCGGACCCGCCCGTGCTTGGCCGTATACGATCCGACCGCGCGTAGCACCCCACGTGTCGGTGATCCACGGGACTACAAACAAGGCTCCGTTCACTTGCCTTTACGCGAGCGTCAACCGCGTCATGACGCGATTATTTACCGACGCATGAAAATTGTTGCGTCAAAAACCGTTACAACTTGGAGAAAGATGACTGAGTGCTTAATGTCCGCCAAATTTCAGAGCATTTGAATTTCTGGATAGCCCTAGGCAAAAACGACAAATTTGAGGTCTATGAAAAAATTAACTGTTTGCGCACTGTTCGGTACCGATTTTTTTTACTGAGAGCTATTTAGATATCCAAATAATTTGAAATTTGGCACGTACCTCACGCACTCAATCATCTTACATGAAAAAAGGGATTTTCTtgtttgaatttactgttcaccgggtgcagatgagccggACAAAGAATTAGATATTCATAACATAATGatgttttttctatgtattttTTGCTGCATAGTTCTCTGCAAAGTTTATACGGGTTGGATGGCCAATTCCCGTATACGTGTCCACAGACCAATGTGTGTCCATTTTAAGGATCTGCGCTGGAGATACCTTACAAACACGCCCATACGAAGAGGTAAAATTACAGTCAAAGTATTCAGGGTGCTAAAGTCTTCCTCCTCTACGTGTACATGCCCACAGACCAATGTGCGCTGTGAGCAAAGATGGTGCCGCCTATGGGCCCCCTCCCTCCGGTCCTTAGGATCCATGCCACGCCCCTCGGCGAGTCCCTCCCCCACCTGGTCTACATTGCATCCCTCCTCGAGTTGCGACGTCATGGCCCGGCATGTGTGGCGACTTTTGTCGTGAGCCCTGTAGGTCGTACAGAGAAAAGCAGGTGCGCCTCTCCTCTGATCTGCGGTGAAATCACTGAACTCCTCTTCAGATCTTTCTGGTTGTCTCCGGCATGCACAAACGAGAACCAAATTGGGCAAAACGCATATTTGACctgtggacgaaatcaaatcaaGATCTGAACTGCTTTTGTAAAAAGTTTATAAATAGACCGTTTTGTGTGGCGCCTGACACCCGGGCGCTGCACTCCACTATGCAGCGCCTTTGCCTTGGGCGTCGCACAACTGGCCAGCGTGGTAGCCCGGGGCCAGGTGCGGCCCCACAGCCAGTCgtgcagcgcctaagagctaggcACCACACAGTGTAATGTGCAGCACCCAGCGCTTAAGCGCTGCACATTGACTTAAACCGTATCGGCTTAGCCCTCCCTAGGCAGTTCTTCCCTCTCTCAGGGCAGTTTCTCTCTGTAACAGAGGGGTGTGGCGGCGCCCCCTTCGACCCCCTCCCACCCTCTCAGATCTGGAGATTTGAGCTGTGGATTCGATCTCCAATCCCTCCTACTAGGTAAACTCATCCGTTCCCTCTATTTTCCTCCGTAAATTCGTTGCCATTTAGAGATTTGTCCAAGATTGGGTGGAACCCTTGATTTGCTTGGTTTGGATCTTTATTAATCCAAGATTGGGTGTTGTGATTTAGGATGTGTTAGTCATAGTGGTACTACCCTAGTATTGGTCATTAGTTCACaatatatgattcttgttagtgaatccctagattgtttatttttttagatatatatgagatgcctagttttgtagataattatgagatgttgagttttgtaggtatatatgagatgttgagtttttgtagatatatatgagatgttgagtttatttgaaatatgagatgttgagatgaacacatatgacaCAGGAGATATATATGATAATTTTTCAAATGAGTATTTTGAATCattattcattgtgtgagaaggaaATGTTGAGATTCATATAGATGAATACATATGAGATGTTTAGATGAACACATATGAGATATTTGAGATGAAatcatatatgtttattgtttgatctttgtaaggatggtttggcttctcgatgatgcGTATAACACACgacaccgggcctacatgatgcaCGAGAAGGGGATGGTAATaatgagtaatctaaatattttgcaaattttcctTTAGTTGAAATTGACATGCactaagatttgtcattacttgttttttgcagaagcttgaacctctgaagattcggtctcacggggtctctggtcctgccatgcccTACGATGAGTGGTACACACCATACATCCAGCAGGCAGGACTCCTCCCAtggattcagttggtcagccggtccacgccgaacCTCAACGCTCCACTTGTGTCCTCTCTTGTTGATCGGTGGAAGCCGGAGACACATAGTTTCCATCTTCAGACTGGGAGATGAATGTGACGCTCCAGGATGTCTCcttgatcaccggtcttcctatcgacgggaggcctctctgtatgagcatcgattctgatgggtggcgccaGCAGATGACTGCTCTTGTCGGTATGGCTCGTACcgaggctgaggctgatgtagaggagggaggagagaagaagaagaaggaaaggaaagcaGCCGAAGTTGCTTTCACGAGAATTTAAAGCAACTTTGCGCATTGCCCTGCGGATGCCAgtgatgatgtgatccagacacatgctcgtgtctaTATGTGGTATGTTGtctcgaggactttgtttcctgactccacagccaagaacgctccatggatgtggctgaaggcgttgaccgtcttcgatagcagatggagctggggttcaacgactcttgcctacttgtaccgacaggtagttgattttttttgttatcaactcatttcttcattagcaatgcaaccttgctgtcaagttaacattgttttctTTGATATGCAGTTGGATGATGTGTGTTGTAGGATCACAGATGGTGCATGCATTGGTGGTAATATGCTTCTACTTTTTGTATGGAGTTGGGAGCGTGTGCCTGTTGGACGCCTGAAGAGCGTCAAGTTTAATTCTTGGGATGAAGATGACGAATTATggcgccccacttgggcttacaagtgggatgtggcaTCCGAGATGACGAACAATGTCAATATCATGTACCAAAAGTACATCGCtgagttggacac comes from Triticum aestivum cultivar Chinese Spring chromosome 5B, IWGSC CS RefSeq v2.1, whole genome shotgun sequence and encodes:
- the LOC123116273 gene encoding transcription factor HEC1-like, which encodes MDFDLLMSSSPEAQLALMNTMLQLEQALNDQSMMMGETSPPISPVQTPSQSLSPPPHVSTTCATADASYFYHQDLQTQAAAAGYAGTGGVHQEYVVSPGAAVFDGAGGTPQGYSSPSSSDAMREMIFHIEALQPVEVDPEAVRPPKRRNVRTSKDPQSVAARLRRERISERIRVLQRLVPGGTKMDTASMLDEAIHYVKFLKSQVQSLELAAAATGAAAHRAAAFAYPALQHAPW